One Triticum dicoccoides isolate Atlit2015 ecotype Zavitan chromosome 5B, WEW_v2.0, whole genome shotgun sequence genomic window carries:
- the LOC119312009 gene encoding uncharacterized protein LOC119312009 has product MAGGSSSSSWGPSPAAVKALVALLGLGVAAYIVGPPLYWHVAEALGRSPGACPACACDCDALPLLQLPEDCAKQFKEVKNHASGEETEKNITEMLIEELKQREEEATEAQQQADVKLLEAKKLASQYQKEADKCSSGMDTCEEAREKSAESLLSQRKLTALWEERARELGWKPGNVKPHQNQ; this is encoded by the exons ATGGCGGGagggtcgtcgtcgtcatcgtgggGCCCGAGCCCCGCGGCGGTGAAGGCGCTGGTGGCGCTGCTCGGGCTCGGCGTCGCCGCCTACATCGTCGGCCCGCCGCTCTACTGGCACGTCGCCGAGGCGCTCGGCCGCTCGCCGGGGGCCTGCCCCGCCTGCGCCTGTGACTGCGACGCGCTTCCCCTGCTCCAGCTCCCCGAAG ACTGTGCCAAGCAATTCAAAGAGGTCAAGAATCATGCTTCCGGTGAAGAAACAGAGAAGAATATCACAGAAATGCTGATAGAAGAGCTAAAGCAGAGAGAGGAGGAAGCAACAGAAGCTCAGCAACAAGCCGATGTGAAGTTGCTCGAGGCTAAAAAACTAGCTTCACAGTATCAAAAGGAGGCTGACAAATGCAGTTCAGGCATGGATACATGTGAAGAAGCTAGGGAGAAGTCAGCTGAGTCGCTGCTCAGTCAAAGGAAATTAACTGCTTTGTGGGAGGAAAGGGCTCGGGAACTCGGATGGAAACCCGGGAATGTCAAACCACACCAGAATCAGTAA